Proteins encoded by one window of Candidatus Sulfotelmatobacter sp.:
- a CDS encoding ABC transporter permease subunit, translated as MNATLFVTALRQRFTSPIRLVLVAAVFAFPLMFMLFFPQIGLHAIQSGTLYAFLLGAGLIGQETSSGVMQLLFARPVRRWEYVTSRWLAIAAAIAGLVAAQIALASLILLARGAAPDLADVLFSFGDQVLPALATLSVLVLFSSLISGIGDVAAIILSFISGQVLQAMGQFTRHESVTRAGQEIIRFVAPQISLEAVHGLDSVPWFEWVSYLSTISLCLAVAVLLINAREISYASE; from the coding sequence GTGAACGCCACGCTGTTCGTCACCGCGCTGCGCCAGCGCTTCACCAGCCCGATCCGACTGGTGCTGGTCGCCGCGGTGTTCGCGTTTCCGCTGATGTTCATGCTGTTCTTTCCGCAGATCGGCCTGCACGCGATCCAGAGCGGAACGTTGTACGCATTCCTGCTCGGCGCCGGCCTGATCGGCCAGGAGACCAGCTCGGGCGTGATGCAACTCCTGTTCGCGCGGCCGGTCCGGCGCTGGGAATACGTCACCAGCCGGTGGCTCGCGATCGCCGCGGCGATCGCAGGGCTGGTCGCGGCCCAGATCGCGCTCGCGTCCTTGATCCTGCTCGCGCGCGGCGCCGCTCCCGATCTCGCCGACGTCCTGTTCAGCTTCGGCGACCAGGTGCTGCCGGCGCTCGCCACGCTCAGTGTGCTGGTGCTCTTCTCATCGCTGATCTCCGGGATCGGCGACGTCGCCGCCATCATCCTGTCCTTCATCAGCGGACAGGTCCTGCAGGCGATGGGCCAGTTCACCCGGCACGAGTCGGTGACGCGCGCAGGACAGGAGATCATTCGCTTCGTGGCCCCGCAGATCTCGCTGGAGGCCGTCCACGGCCTCGACTCGGTGCCGTGGTTCGAGTGGGTGTCGTACCTCTCGACCATCAGCCTGTGTCTGGCCGTCGCGGTGTTGCTGATCAACGCGCGGGAGATCTCGTATGCCTCGGAGTGA